Part of the Lolium rigidum isolate FL_2022 chromosome 6, APGP_CSIRO_Lrig_0.1, whole genome shotgun sequence genome, CCCCGTTTCCTTTTATCCATCCCTTTCCGCCCTTCCTGTAAAACTCCACATCTCACTGGCGGCCTGGGTGCTGTTTCTGCAGATAAGAGGAGCGGGAAGCCGGAGGGCAGCCACCGAGCCGCCGTCAAGGGCGCCCGTAACGCGCGCGTCCAGCGGAGCAAAGCGGTCAGATTTCTTGCTTATCTATCTAACTGTCCCCTTTTCTGCTATAGCTAGCTGCTATGTCCACCATGGACCGGTAACAAACTGGAGATACTTTCAACTTTGCAAATTAAGCTTATCCCAAGTCAACATAATTCTGTCATGGTTTCTCCAGACGTTCAACTAACCAAAATTGCAAATTTCTAGAAACTGATAAGTTAGAAGACTCATGCATGTTGACAGTATCAACATACCTGCAATAGATAAGCTCTGGCTGCTGTTCATTCCAGTTGGTCCCCAACTCTGCAAAGCTGAAATCGTGGCTGTAAGTTAGACCAAGACCCCAACCTTAGTCTCCGGAGCACAAGCTATATCATCTTAGACATAAACCTTTCATGTTTATAACATACTCATTGTGCTTAGGTGTGTGGCCTCTGGTATAAGTGCATGTTCTCTATATGCTTGTGCATGGGGACAACTCGATTTAAATTGTTTATGAGACAGCAGGTTTTAAAACCCTTTAGTTGGCTGGTGCTAATCTAAAAAAGAAATATTATGTGTTGGTGTTTCTTCTGGTTCGCTTGATATACAGAATACACTCTTGGAATCAAGACGTGAGAATCAAAATAAATACTTCACATTAtcaaatattaaaaaaatagCGATCTGCACCTTGTCGGCTTGCCGTAATACGTATCCGTTCCATGACATATTCTCCAGCAGTGGAACACCTTTCATGGCTCCAAGCAGAGGGTTGTAGGCCATGCCAGCTACCACATCAATCCCTGCCCTATGTCGGCACACCCTCGGTGACGACTCGTGCCGAAGCACGTCCTGCTGCGGCGCCCAGTGCAGACGCATGCTTTGCTTCTCCCTGCTGCCTTGATGGCTTCCTGTAGATGGCTCGCACCGACCATGTCTGGGCAGATGGCTTCCAAGATCAGTGCCAGCACCACAATCATGCTCAGTAACACCTCCATCTCCGCCACAGAGAAGAACCCCGGGGAGGAGCGAAGCAGTTCTGAGGACGAAGGCCAGAGGGGCGGCGGAAAGGCCTACAAAGCTGTAATTACAACTATACTTCCTGCATCAGGCAAGATTGGGCTTGAGGTGCGCAGCACAGACCGCTTAGGGTCGGAGGTCGGGGTCGGCGTGCGCGCTGAGCAAGGACGGGTGGGGGTCAGCGTAGGCATCAGCGCTGGCTTGGCGCTGGTGAGGCGGGTCGGGGCGGAAGAACAAGCGGAGAAGGGACAGCCAAACGAGCGGCTTGCCGCCGGCGAGCAGGCCAAGGGGCGGCGCGGGAGCGACGGAATCCTAGCACCTAGCCTGTCTTTCTCTCCCCTGACGAGCACAGGGCATGGACTTCGATCTGATTCGGAAAAGAAAACAGAGAAACAGTACGACTTATGGGATGGCAGTGGGTAATTTTCTTCAAATATGAGAAGTCACTGCGATGGAAGCTGGTCTCGCCTGGCTGCGGCTCGCAAATTTGGACGTAGGAAAATCTGCTGCGTTTCAAGAATCTGGTTTTAAAAACATCGTTTGGTTGGGATTCCGTGGTGGTAAAGCAGAAGTTGGTTCTAAAATCCCAACCAAACGCACCCTTAGTATCTTATTTGACAACTTGTTCTGTTCACTATGTTTGTGTTGTGCTTCGTTGATTTGATGTTTAAAGAGTCTGACCATTATTATCAGTGTTTGCCATTCTTATCCTATTGCCTGAAATGCTTACCTTGGTCGCAGATCCGTGATCAGAAACGTGCTGCCTTGCTGAAGGAGAAGCGGACATCAAGTGGGTCCTCAAGTGCACCCCGTGTCATTGTTAGTATTCTTGGGCTTTGCCCTCTCTGTCCTACGTTGGTGGTTACTTTTGTTGTTTCTTGCTGTCACACACTAGACATAAGGTAATCTCTGATTATTGCAGGTTCTTTGTGGTCTTTCCTCATCTGCAAATGTTAGACCACTTGCGGAAGATCTACTCACGAATGCAGCAGGAGATGAGAAGCTGACATCCAGTACTGTTGCCTCTCCCACCTATAAACTTCGAACCACGGTTAGTTCAATAGTATAAAGTACTAAAGATTCCAGGACATAGTGCAAACATTTATTTCCAACCATTCTACTTTGTGGCTGTTATTGCATCACTTCGTTGTAGATGTTTGAACCATAACTGACTGCACATAGTTCTCAATCCCGTGTTCTAGGTGTTCACTTTGGTTTTCTATATAAATATACTTGTTTTAATTTGTTAGTATGTTGTTTTTCCATTAATTAAATTTATTTAGTCAACTTCATCGTTTAGTATTCATGATTTGTGAAGGTACTGCAAGCACCATATGGCGATCTTGTTTCATGCATGGAACTGGCAAAAGTATTGCTCTTTAACTGAACTCACAGAATTTTGTTTCTTCCAAATTTCGTAACTCTAATTGGAACATGCAAATTGTATTTTCCTACCTAGGTTGCTGATTTGTTAGCGTTCGTAGTGTCAGCAAATTCATTATACAGCAGCGACTCAAGCAGTCCGATTGATGAGTTTGGAGAACAATGCTTATCTGTTTTTCGAGCCATGGGCTTACCTAGTACAGCTGTTCTCATTCGAGTAAGTTTGCCATCACGAGTTTTTCTCACTCAAGATGCTATCTTGTGATTATCTGATAattgtcagtttttttttttaaatttcatcagGATCTTCCATCAGATACCAAAACTAGGCAGGAATTGAAGAAAGCAGTAGTTTCTTTCGTTTCTCCAGAGTTGCCTGAAGATTCCAAGTTCTATCCAGCAGAAACTAAGGAGGATTTGCATACGGTGATTTGTCTTCTGTTTGGTCTTTAAAATAGAAAATCATGACAACCTTTCCTTTTATCTATTCTATGTGCCTAATTCTTTGTTGTTGACTTAAATTATCCAGTTCATGCGGCTTTTCAAGGAGCAACACCTTTCGTCACCCCATTGGAGAAATCAGAGACCTTATGTTATGTCTGATGAGGTTGTAATGACTTCCTACACTTTGTATCTCTTTCCCATCTTAACAGTTCGTTTGGAGAATGGAGATACTTATGTTGATAGCAAACATGGTTCTGTTGGAACACTTGGAATTAAGCACACAAATACATACTCGTCTTGGTTATCTTACTCAATAGTGCTGCTGGATTATGCTCTAGTTCAAAATTTAACAAACTTAGGTTGTGATTTGTTACATTGGCTTTGATTTTAAATTATTTAGTCACAGTCTTAACAATTAATAAATTACAGCTCATGGATGTAACTGTTCGTGCAAGTTCTAGACTAACTAACTACATTCCCACTAAATTTGTACACAAACGACTCAAATCAAGTTAGTGGCAAAAAGACTTTAAATTAGAGTTGCCATCAAAGCTTCCCATGTATTATTGCAAAATCAGACTTCGATATCGTCCAAGTTTACTACCTGTACAGTAAAGCAATTTTTGTTCTTGGCTTCTTGCAAAGTTTCTGTGCACTAGGCTTCTTTTTTTCGTTTGGTAATTGATGATGCTAACTTAAGATTTTTCTTTCAGGCCTGCATAAAACCTGGCGAAAGTATGGGACTGTGTACCTTGCTTGTCTCTGGATATTTACGGACCCACAATCTTTCGGTGAATCAGCTTGTAGGTGATCTTTGTTCTATTTTTTCATTGGTGGTCTTATCTGTTTCTATTTCTAACACCTGCTCCATCAAAGGTCCATGTGTCAGGCGCTGGTGATTTTCAATTAGGGCAAATTGATGTCCTGAAGGATCCATTTCCTATTAGTGAGAGGAAAAATTCTGATGTAATGGATTCGGATGATAATCAGATTCAGGTTCGTTATATAGGATAAATGCACAGCTTTAGAAAATGAATTTAACAGTTTTAGATATATTATGGTAGAGAAACTTCCAGTGCAAATAGTTCTGTGTTGGGGAACCAATTACTTCTCACTTATAAGATTTTTTCCCCCATCTTACATGTTTTTTTTACTCACACTTCTGTAATGTCTCATGTTTGGCTGTTTCAGATTGTTGACACCTTTGTTCCAGACCCCTTGAATCAGGAACCCTTACTTGTTGAAAATATCCCAGATCCTCTTGCAGGAGAGCAGGTGATAATTACCCAGATCTAGCTTAATtgatagatgaatttgataaattATTTTTCAATGTTCTTTCACTTTTGGTGTTGAAAAGGAAATAAATAATTATATTTTCTACTACTAATGTATACCTAATGTTCTAATACCAATGAATAGTTATTTTTTCAGAACTTGAATATACTCCTTAATTTCTATTGTACAGTCGCTTCCAGTTTTAATCATGCATGACAGTGAGTTCTTCCTTTTTTGGGTTGGTCAATAGTGTCTTTACATGGGATTCTTGGCACATAAGCCTACTGTTCTGTATTGGATGCGTTGTTGCCTCATGTATATGAGCTTTAATTTTGTTTGTTACGAACACGGGTCTTAAAATATGTTCCTTCAACAAGTGCAGGACATGTTTCAGTAGGTAGTGTATATGATTAAGCATAGCGAACTTAAAATATGTTCCTTCAACATGGGCTTATCTTTCTATTATTCATTTCACACTTACCATGCATGTATATTCTCGGGACTGAACTCATTTCTCTCACTTTGCATAACACATCAAATCGAGAGTTTCCTCTTTATCTTCAACATCATTATTTTCTTTTCCAGTACGAGTCAAAAGTCAAATATTTTAAGTGCTAACTTGCAGTATTATTTACATTTGATTAGACTTGGCCAACGGAAGCTGAGATGGAGGAAGCCTACGAAAGCAATAAACAGAGGAAAGTTGTAAAGAGGAAACTTCCCCGAGGCACTTCAGAATATCAGGTTCACAGGGCTATTGAAGATTTAACATTTACTGTTTATATTACTCGTAATTATTTAATTGAAAAATAGCATACCAATGTTACTGGCAGGCTGCTTGGATTGTTGATGATACAGATGATGAAGGAGATGATTCTGAGGACGACAACCCAGATGGTGCTGGAATGGTAATTGATGAGAAAGATCACTCAGAGCATGACAGTGATAGTTCAGATGTAGATGCAGCTTCTCACTTCACGGAGAAATTTGATCAAGAAACTATTGGGGGCACTGAGATGGGAGTAAGTTACCTTATACTTGTCTTCGATCTGATGATGTTATACAGTTCAGAGTCTTGATCTGTTCACCGGGAATCAGATTGTTACTTGGTGCTTCTTGGAATCAGTCTTGTACTGATCTAACTTGAACATGCCAATAAAACTCTTGCTTTTGTAATGCTTATGTTGTTTTTAGTTCTCCACATTTTGTTTGCCATGTTTTTGTTTAAATCAATTGCACAATGCACAAAATAGGAAGATAGGGATACTACTAAGAACGATTTAGCATAGAACTCCAATATCCCTACTGAGAGCACTATATTCCCAGTAGGGCTGATCTGGACTGATATTTCCCACCCCATCTGGATCTGGTTGGGACTCAATAATCAATACAGGTTAACATTTTGATATATGCGTGGATATAGATAGGCCATCACAGTTGCAAATCTTCCTTGACATCTGTCATTGCATTTTTTTTTCAGTAAGGGATTCAAATCTACACTTTTTTTAAATTAATTCAATTTTATATTATTTAATAGACAATTTTAAATAATTCCCAAAAGTTTCCAGTATACCTAAAAGTACAGTAGTACATTAATTGCTTGTATGGAGGGAGATCTTTTGGGGTACTGCTGTTGCTCTTCTGTGCTGCTCTGTAAATTGTGAAGTGTGCCTTTTTGGCCTTTTGAAATTATTCTCTTCTTCTGCTCTGTGGATTCCTTCTTCTGTTTTGTAGGCATATGGTCACACTTTGAATTAAAAACATTCTTAAAAAGTAAATGTATCCTTTGTGCGTTTTCAGGATGATGAAAATCTGACCAAAGAGCAGATAGAGGCAGAGATTAAGAAAATCAAAGAATCTAATGCTGACGATGAAGGTATGGGTTTTCAATTGCCATGAAGTGTTAAAGATTCTTTTGCCAATCACACCTTATGCAGGGTCTAAAACCGGTTCCTTTTTTTCTATTGGACTGTTGGCACATGTTTCCAGTTGATTCCTGTTGCGATCAATATGTAGGAAACTGTAGACCGAATCCTTCCAATACTGGCCCAGATAATATGTTAAATCCTTCTTAAGTTTCAATTAAATAATAACCATCGACTCATGATGACATGAAGTAAAATATTATCTGGGCTTACCAATTCTTGTAGTAAAATATTTTTGGAGTATTGTGTTGCCCACTACAAAAATTAAGTAATGTGAATTAATCAGAATGGGCCTCAGACTGGTCAGTACTCATAATAACCTGGTAAAATTCTATTTAGGAGAATCAGATTGta contains:
- the LOC124660517 gene encoding pre-rRNA-processing protein TSR1 homolog; the encoded protein is MGGARSQVNKPHKTRFASKASRHSHKIDKRSGKPEGSHRAAVKGARNARVQRSKAIRDQKRAALLKEKRTSSGSSSAPRVIVLCGLSSSANVRPLAEDLLTNAAGDEKLTSSTVASPTYKLRTTVLQAPYGDLVSCMELAKVADLLAFVVSANSLYSSDSSSPIDEFGEQCLSVFRAMGLPSTAVLIRDLPSDTKTRQELKKAVVSFVSPELPEDSKFYPAETKEDLHTFMRLFKEQHLSSPHWRNQRPYVMSDEACIKPGESMGLCTLLVSGYLRTHNLSVNQLVHVSGAGDFQLGQIDVLKDPFPISERKNSDVMDSDDNQIQIVDTFVPDPLNQEPLLVENIPDPLAGEQTWPTEAEMEEAYESNKQRKVVKRKLPRGTSEYQAAWIVDDTDDEGDDSEDDNPDGAGMVIDEKDHSEHDSDSSDVDAASHFTEKFDQETIGGTEMGDDENLTKEQIEAEIKKIKESNADDEEFPDEVETPLDVPARKRFAKYRGLKSFRTSSWDPKESLPPEYARIFAFDNFTRTQKLVLAKTAELDEGSSKDCARIGSYVMLHVKNVPTDVASKLCDPSRRSPVVVSGLLQHESKISVLHFSIKKHDSYEAPIRSKETLIFHVGFRQFTARPLFSSDNINCNKHKMERFLHHGRFSIASVYAPISFPPASLIVLKNRDGEQPAVAAVGSLKTVDPDQVILKKIVLTGYPQRVSKLKAIVRYMFHNPEDVRWFKPVELWSKHGRRGRIKETVGTHGSMKCLFNTSVQQHDTVCMSLFKRAFPKWPEQLYQI